In the genome of Kitasatospora cathayae, one region contains:
- a CDS encoding Uma2 family endonuclease produces the protein MTALPHGYAETSCAPEHDLLEAFLALDTPEGFKAELIDGKIIVTPPPDGDHETAIGRIVWQVARRCPEGVDFAPTKGLIVPGGRYIPDGTFTETDAMAGRP, from the coding sequence GTGACCGCACTGCCGCACGGATACGCCGAGACGTCGTGCGCTCCGGAACATGACCTCCTCGAAGCCTTTCTGGCCCTGGACACCCCCGAGGGCTTCAAGGCCGAGCTCATCGACGGGAAGATCATCGTGACCCCGCCGCCGGATGGTGACCACGAGACTGCGATCGGCCGAATCGTTTGGCAAGTCGCTCGTCGATGTCCGGAAGGCGTCGACTTCGCCCCGACGAAGGGGCTGATCGTACCTGGTGGACGCTACATCCCGGATGGCACCTTCACTGAAACGGATGCGATGGCAGGCCGGCCGTGA
- a CDS encoding YfhO family protein, translating to MRVRAERRREVLVCGGAAGLAMGGFALAAGLRGRWPAGAGAVAVPYHAHLWDLLHGQATGDLLFNWNSGFGVPFLADFFAYLMNPFSWPTALLPRDQGQLAVFLVALATIGLGTALMAHLLGRLHPGPRWLRALAAVGYGLCAWVLDVGGAAPMWLWGLVSLPLLGLVGDWCLHERRWVAGSLCVALVWAGNLYTAALATLVAGLLFAVRLFATPRPFRHRVRSTGRAITLTATGVLLASPVLFVAVRAARGAQPESPVQPLGPSGLGGHLAQLLPTTTGGRPLPDVAIGVLGLLLVCGLPFNRRVRIRERAVWCTALALVVLSFVWTPTVLVWHGLAIPAGGPYRVSFVLSGLLVLAGWVSLAHRPDGLTLLGGAALVAVIAALAATRRSVHPSAWVLLGVGGAVVLAALWVLDHRHTDRRANTLATWVLGGAVLGNAVWSGYAALGAAPDDSVPRAAVRAGHAAVRVGADWPDGRSDPGPHAFTPNDPLLLNGQGGGYFSGYLPTVVAQLLHDLGAGWTAGGRQTASVTDPVGQALFGIRAHLDDGPPPYGFTPGRAPAPPLVTVLPPGSRPDTSSVWSRQESLLGSQVYDAPLPVPAGGPVPTLHGTSGWSVPGGGDGTVFTAACTPGSTAFFHGVWYRGTVSGLGTSYRSDGEQPTTAVAVHRLGTVPADGVVRVTLRSDVISQVPARPIGCLRADALAGAVTRLAATGATHVEAGGHTLSATLPPGSTGTALLSVPATEGWTCATDGGAPAPPAPVLGMIGVPLGGGASRVSCAFRPPGLTEGLTVTSGTAAALVLVAVFTRLSRRPTRTPRRRRRAAAGA from the coding sequence GTGCGGGTGAGGGCCGAGCGGCGGCGGGAGGTGCTGGTCTGCGGGGGTGCGGCCGGGCTGGCGATGGGCGGGTTCGCGCTGGCGGCGGGGCTGCGCGGGCGGTGGCCGGCCGGGGCGGGCGCGGTCGCCGTGCCGTACCACGCGCACCTGTGGGACCTGCTGCACGGCCAGGCCACCGGGGACCTGCTGTTCAACTGGAACAGCGGCTTCGGCGTCCCGTTCCTGGCGGACTTCTTCGCCTACCTGATGAATCCGTTCTCCTGGCCGACCGCCCTGCTCCCCCGCGACCAGGGGCAGCTCGCCGTCTTCCTGGTCGCCCTGGCCACCATCGGCCTCGGCACCGCCCTGATGGCCCACCTGCTCGGCCGGCTGCACCCCGGCCCCCGCTGGCTGCGGGCGCTCGCCGCCGTCGGGTACGGGCTCTGCGCCTGGGTGCTGGACGTGGGCGGGGCCGCGCCGATGTGGCTCTGGGGCCTGGTCTCGCTGCCGCTGCTCGGCCTGGTCGGGGACTGGTGCCTGCACGAGCGCCGCTGGGTGGCCGGCTCGCTGTGCGTCGCCCTCGTCTGGGCGGGCAACCTCTACACCGCCGCGCTGGCCACCCTGGTGGCCGGGCTGCTGTTCGCCGTACGGCTGTTCGCCACCCCGCGCCCCTTCCGGCACCGGGTCCGGTCGACCGGGCGGGCGATCACCCTGACCGCCACCGGGGTGCTGCTCGCCTCCCCGGTGCTGTTCGTCGCCGTCCGGGCCGCGCGCGGCGCCCAGCCGGAGTCCCCGGTTCAGCCGCTCGGCCCGTCCGGGCTGGGCGGGCACCTCGCCCAGCTGCTGCCCACCACCACCGGCGGGCGGCCGCTGCCGGACGTGGCGATCGGGGTGCTCGGGCTGCTGCTGGTGTGCGGGCTGCCGTTCAACCGGCGGGTGCGGATCCGCGAGCGCGCGGTCTGGTGCACGGCGCTGGCGCTGGTCGTGCTCAGCTTCGTCTGGACCCCGACCGTGCTGGTCTGGCACGGCCTGGCGATCCCGGCCGGCGGCCCGTACCGGGTCTCCTTCGTGCTCAGCGGGCTGCTGGTGCTGGCCGGCTGGGTGTCGCTCGCCCACCGGCCGGACGGGCTGACCCTGCTGGGCGGCGCCGCCCTGGTCGCGGTGATCGCCGCGCTGGCGGCCACCCGGCGCTCGGTGCACCCCTCCGCCTGGGTGCTGCTGGGCGTCGGCGGCGCCGTCGTGCTCGCCGCGCTGTGGGTGCTGGACCACCGGCACACCGACCGCCGGGCGAACACCCTGGCCACCTGGGTGCTCGGCGGGGCGGTGCTCGGCAACGCCGTCTGGTCGGGGTACGCGGCGCTCGGCGCGGCCCCCGACGACTCCGTCCCCCGGGCCGCCGTCCGAGCCGGGCACGCGGCCGTCCGGGTCGGCGCCGACTGGCCGGACGGCCGCAGCGACCCCGGCCCGCACGCCTTCACCCCCAACGACCCGCTGCTGCTGAACGGCCAGGGCGGCGGCTACTTCAGCGGCTACCTGCCGACCGTCGTCGCCCAGCTGCTGCACGACCTCGGCGCCGGCTGGACGGCCGGCGGGCGGCAGACCGCGAGCGTCACCGATCCGGTCGGGCAGGCGCTGTTCGGGATCCGCGCCCACCTGGACGACGGGCCGCCGCCGTACGGCTTCACCCCCGGACGGGCGCCCGCGCCGCCGCTGGTCACCGTGCTGCCGCCGGGCTCCCGGCCGGACACCTCCTCGGTCTGGTCCCGCCAGGAGTCGTTGCTCGGCAGCCAGGTGTACGACGCCCCGCTGCCCGTTCCGGCCGGCGGCCCGGTGCCCACCCTGCACGGCACCAGCGGCTGGTCGGTGCCGGGCGGCGGGGACGGCACGGTGTTCACCGCCGCCTGCACCCCCGGCTCGACGGCGTTCTTCCACGGGGTCTGGTACCGCGGCACGGTCAGCGGCCTGGGCACCAGCTACCGCAGCGACGGCGAGCAGCCCACCACGGCGGTGGCCGTCCACCGGCTGGGGACCGTCCCGGCAGACGGGGTGGTCCGGGTGACCCTGCGGTCGGACGTGATCAGCCAGGTCCCCGCCCGTCCGATCGGCTGCCTGCGGGCCGACGCCCTGGCGGGCGCGGTCACCCGCCTCGCCGCCACCGGCGCCACCCACGTGGAGGCCGGTGGCCACACCCTCTCGGCCACCCTCCCGCCGGGCTCCACCGGCACCGCGCTGCTCTCCGTCCCCGCCACCGAGGGCTGGACCTGCGCCACCGACGGCGGCGCCCCCGCCCCGCCCGCCCCGGTCCTCGGCATGATCGGCGTCCCCCTCGGCGGCGGCGCCTCCCGGGTCTCCTGCGCCTTCCGCCCGCCAGGCCTCACCGAGGGCCTCACCGTCACCTCCGGCACCGCCGCCGCCCTCGTCCTGGTCGCCGTGTTCACCCGCCTCTCCCGCCGCCCCACCCGCACCCCCCGCCGCCGACGCCGCGCCGCCGCCGGGGCGTAG
- a CDS encoding S8 family serine peptidase codes for MRLPPVRRKLARIGLTLTLLAGGAALAATPAAGGPAGAGPPTVTPSGQGRTASVLLELSTEAAGPAWRHAADTARRAQRSPDDVRLDAARAGAAQRARAGDALHRLAQAVHRSAPAARELYRTHTLLTGLAVSAPAERLSALRALPGVRAVHPIVNKQRDNAYSVPLTGAPQVWSGDAAVAGNTGRGTRIGIIDSGIDYTHADFGGPGTEEAFRSVERGKPAPPALFPNAKVIGGKDLVGDDYDPDPTAPNHQPVPHPSDNPLDCVRNGHGTHVAGTAAGYGVTADGHPYAGPYRPGLDPASFRIGPGAAPGAQLYAIRVFGCDGSTDRLAQALDLAADPNGDGDLGDRLDVVNLSLGSRFGSPDDADALAVDRLAELGTVVVAAVGNEGDVYGIGGSPGTAVRAITVAASVHGHADVDGITVLAPAALAGVVPGHWSERYRGWSSTEVSGALAAPVDQADGCTDFSEADKQRLKGRIAVLTWRTRDADRACNSAPRADHAADAGAIGALYAADTDHLAEISGNDRIPAVLLGRADGERLLKAAAEGDAQVRLAAPGNPLHGSVAQNQPARADTLTDFTSRGIGLPGVLKPDLAAPGETIWSALVGSGSGGQRENGTSMAAPHVAGLAALVRAAHPDWPVEQVKAALMNTSTDTYLGDDHGGPVYGPERTGAGRVQADRAVRTPVVAYAAGEGARPGNVGVSYGPVEISGPTALDREIELRNSSSAPLSYRTGYAASTQLPGAAFQVAPAQVDVPAGGTARVRVTLSVPGELGRTPDPTIDTLQGGRARSYRGELSGRVLFSPVGDRTLPQLRVPVFAAPRPTGDLGATAAARTARDGTLVILGGSAAPGEAPGLVSALALGGEGARWPDCPPGSGKAVGPGAGIRPEDAPEPADQSQDLCVERPGDRAADLRAAGAAVDSDLLYVGARLWAPAATPVGLYGVRVSLDTDGDGVTDVILKADRLRGSDVLVSRALDARTGDELDVQPLNAHWGDTDTELLDSDVVVLPVRLSALPGVGPGHSTVRYGVWAGTAAPGKPDPAEAYSAIGLRGTRPTIPLDLLHPALTVRTGPTGPTTMVTPAGPGTVLDVHRTPGDTSRLLLLHHLNPADRRAQVLDLP; via the coding sequence GTGCGACTGCCACCCGTCCGCCGGAAGCTCGCCCGGATCGGCCTCACCCTGACCCTGCTGGCCGGGGGCGCGGCGCTCGCCGCCACCCCGGCCGCGGGCGGTCCGGCCGGTGCCGGACCGCCGACCGTCACCCCGTCGGGCCAGGGCCGAACGGCCTCCGTCCTGCTCGAACTGAGCACCGAGGCGGCCGGCCCCGCCTGGCGGCACGCCGCCGACACCGCCCGGCGGGCCCAGCGCTCGCCGGACGACGTCCGCCTGGACGCCGCCCGGGCCGGTGCCGCCCAGCGGGCCCGGGCCGGGGACGCGCTCCACCGGCTCGCCCAGGCCGTCCACCGGTCGGCCCCCGCCGCCCGCGAGCTCTACCGCACCCACACCCTGCTCACCGGCCTGGCGGTCAGCGCCCCCGCCGAGCGGCTGTCCGCGCTGCGGGCGCTGCCCGGCGTCCGGGCCGTCCACCCGATCGTGAACAAGCAGCGCGACAACGCCTACTCCGTTCCGCTGACCGGCGCCCCACAGGTCTGGTCCGGTGACGCGGCGGTGGCCGGGAACACCGGCCGGGGCACCCGGATCGGCATCATCGACAGCGGCATCGACTACACCCACGCCGACTTCGGCGGCCCCGGCACCGAGGAGGCCTTCCGCTCGGTCGAGCGCGGCAAGCCCGCGCCGCCCGCGCTGTTCCCCAACGCCAAGGTGATCGGCGGCAAGGACCTGGTCGGCGACGACTACGACCCCGACCCGACCGCCCCCAACCACCAGCCGGTGCCGCACCCCAGCGACAACCCGCTGGACTGCGTGCGCAACGGGCACGGCACCCACGTCGCCGGGACGGCCGCCGGGTACGGCGTCACCGCCGACGGCCACCCGTACGCCGGTCCGTACCGGCCCGGGCTCGACCCGGCCTCGTTCCGGATCGGCCCCGGCGCCGCCCCCGGCGCCCAGCTGTACGCGATCCGGGTGTTCGGCTGCGACGGCTCCACCGACCGGCTCGCCCAGGCGCTCGACCTGGCCGCCGACCCGAACGGCGACGGCGACCTCGGCGACCGGCTCGACGTGGTCAACCTGTCGCTCGGCAGCCGCTTCGGCAGCCCCGACGACGCCGACGCGCTCGCCGTCGACCGGCTCGCCGAACTGGGCACGGTGGTGGTCGCGGCCGTCGGCAACGAGGGCGACGTGTACGGCATCGGCGGCAGCCCCGGCACCGCCGTCCGGGCGATCACCGTCGCCGCCTCCGTGCACGGGCACGCCGACGTGGACGGCATCACGGTGCTCGCCCCCGCCGCGCTGGCCGGGGTCGTCCCCGGCCACTGGAGCGAGCGCTACCGGGGCTGGTCCAGCACCGAGGTGAGCGGCGCCCTCGCCGCGCCCGTCGACCAGGCGGACGGCTGCACGGACTTCAGCGAGGCCGACAAGCAGCGGCTGAAGGGGAGGATCGCGGTGCTCACCTGGCGCACCCGCGACGCCGACCGGGCCTGCAACTCCGCCCCGCGCGCCGACCACGCCGCCGACGCCGGCGCGATCGGCGCGCTCTACGCCGCCGACACCGATCACCTCGCCGAGATCTCCGGCAACGACCGGATCCCCGCCGTGCTGCTCGGCCGGGCGGACGGCGAACGGCTGCTGAAGGCCGCCGCCGAGGGCGACGCGCAGGTCCGGCTCGCCGCGCCCGGCAACCCGCTGCACGGCTCGGTCGCGCAGAACCAGCCAGCCCGGGCCGACACCCTCACCGACTTCACCTCCCGGGGCATCGGCCTGCCCGGGGTGCTCAAGCCCGACCTCGCCGCCCCCGGGGAGACCATCTGGTCCGCCCTGGTCGGCAGCGGCAGCGGCGGCCAGCGCGAGAACGGCACCTCGATGGCCGCCCCGCACGTCGCCGGCCTGGCCGCGCTGGTCCGCGCCGCCCACCCGGACTGGCCGGTCGAGCAGGTCAAGGCCGCGCTGATGAACACCAGCACCGACACCTACCTCGGCGACGACCACGGCGGCCCGGTCTACGGGCCGGAGCGCACCGGCGCCGGACGGGTCCAGGCCGATCGGGCGGTCCGCACCCCGGTCGTCGCCTACGCGGCGGGGGAGGGAGCCCGGCCGGGCAACGTCGGGGTCTCCTACGGGCCGGTCGAGATCAGCGGGCCGACCGCCCTCGACCGGGAGATCGAGCTACGCAACTCCTCCTCCGCGCCGCTGAGTTACCGCACTGGCTACGCGGCCTCCACCCAACTGCCGGGCGCCGCCTTCCAGGTGGCGCCGGCCCAGGTCGACGTACCGGCCGGCGGCACCGCGCGGGTGCGGGTGACGCTGTCCGTACCGGGGGAGTTGGGCCGCACGCCCGACCCGACCATCGACACCCTGCAGGGCGGCCGGGCGCGCAGCTACCGGGGCGAACTCTCCGGGCGGGTGCTGTTCAGCCCGGTCGGCGACCGGACCCTGCCGCAGCTGCGGGTCCCGGTGTTCGCCGCCCCGCGCCCCACCGGCGACCTCGGAGCCACCGCAGCCGCCCGGACCGCCCGGGACGGCACCCTCGTCATCCTCGGCGGCAGCGCCGCCCCCGGCGAGGCGCCCGGACTGGTCAGCGCCCTCGCGCTCGGCGGCGAGGGTGCCCGCTGGCCCGACTGCCCGCCCGGCAGCGGCAAGGCCGTCGGCCCCGGCGCGGGCATCCGGCCCGAGGACGCGCCGGAACCGGCCGACCAGTCCCAGGACCTCTGCGTCGAACGCCCCGGCGACCGGGCCGCCGACCTGCGGGCCGCGGGCGCCGCCGTCGACTCCGACCTGCTGTACGTGGGCGCCCGGCTGTGGGCCCCGGCGGCCACGCCGGTCGGGCTGTACGGGGTGCGGGTGTCGCTGGACACCGACGGGGACGGCGTCACCGACGTGATCCTCAAGGCCGACCGGCTGCGCGGCAGCGACGTCCTGGTCTCCCGCGCCCTCGACGCCCGCACCGGCGACGAGCTCGACGTCCAGCCGCTCAACGCCCACTGGGGCGACACCGACACCGAGCTGCTGGACAGCGACGTGGTGGTCCTCCCGGTCCGGCTGAGCGCCCTGCCCGGCGTCGGGCCCGGCCACAGCACCGTCCGCTACGGCGTCTGGGCCGGCACCGCCGCGCCGGGCAAGCCCGACCCGGCCGAGGCCTACTCCGCCATCGGCCTGCGCGGCACCCGCCCCACCATCCCGCTGGACCTGCTGCACCCGGCCCTCACCGTCCGGACCGGCCCCACCGGCCCGACCACGATGGTCACCCCGGCCGGCCCCGGCACCGTCCTCGACGTGCACCGCACCCCGGGCGACACCTCCCGGCTCCTGCTGCTCCACCACCTCAACCCGGCCGACCGCCGGGCCCAGGTCCTCGACCTCCCGTAG
- a CDS encoding 3-isopropylmalate dehydrogenase, producing the protein MSRTIRLAVVPGDGIGQEVVAEGLKVLGAVLPADVKLETTEYDLGARRYHRTGETLPDNVLAELKAFDAILLGAIGDPSVPSGVLERGLLLKLRFAFDHHINLRPGRLFPGVESPLAGQPEIDFVVVREGTEGPYVGNGGSLRTGTPHEVATEVSLNTAYGIERVVRDAYRRAQARPRKKLTLVHKNNVLVHAGHLWSRIFAEVGQEFPEVTTDYLHVDAATIFFVTQPERFDVIVTDNLFGDILTDLAAAVTGGIGLAASGNINPSGEFPSMFEPVHGSAPDIAGQGKADPTATVLSVAMLLEHLGYAAEAAKVEAAVAADLAERTGAARSTSQVGDALAGRVSG; encoded by the coding sequence ATGTCTCGCACCATTCGTCTCGCAGTTGTCCCGGGTGACGGCATCGGTCAGGAAGTGGTGGCCGAAGGCCTGAAGGTCCTCGGCGCCGTGCTTCCCGCCGACGTGAAGCTGGAGACCACCGAGTACGACCTCGGCGCCCGGCGCTACCATCGGACCGGGGAGACGCTGCCGGACAACGTGCTGGCCGAGCTCAAGGCGTTCGACGCGATCCTGCTGGGTGCCATCGGGGACCCGAGCGTGCCGTCCGGGGTGCTGGAGCGGGGGCTGCTGCTGAAGCTGCGGTTCGCCTTCGACCACCACATCAACCTGCGGCCGGGCCGGCTGTTCCCCGGGGTGGAGTCGCCGCTGGCCGGTCAGCCGGAGATCGACTTCGTGGTGGTCCGCGAGGGCACCGAGGGCCCGTACGTCGGCAACGGCGGTTCGCTGCGCACCGGGACGCCGCACGAGGTGGCCACCGAGGTCAGCCTGAACACCGCGTACGGCATCGAGCGCGTGGTGCGCGACGCCTACCGCCGGGCGCAGGCGAGGCCGCGCAAGAAGCTCACCCTGGTGCACAAGAACAACGTGCTGGTGCACGCCGGGCACCTGTGGTCGCGGATCTTCGCCGAGGTCGGCCAGGAGTTCCCCGAGGTCACCACCGACTACCTGCACGTCGACGCGGCCACCATCTTCTTCGTCACCCAGCCGGAGCGCTTCGACGTCATCGTCACCGACAACCTGTTCGGCGACATCCTGACCGACCTGGCCGCCGCCGTGACCGGTGGCATCGGCCTGGCCGCGAGCGGCAACATCAACCCGAGCGGCGAGTTCCCGTCCATGTTCGAGCCGGTGCACGGCTCGGCACCGGACATCGCCGGCCAGGGCAAGGCCGACCCGACCGCCACCGTGCTGTCGGTCGCCATGCTGCTGGAGCACCTCGGCTACGCCGCCGAGGCCGCCAAGGTCGAGGCCGCCGTCGCGGCGGACCTCGCCGAGCGCACCGGCGCCGCCCGCTCCACCTCCCAGGTCGGGGACGCGCTCGCCGGCCGAGTATCCGGCTAG
- a CDS encoding Uma2 family endonuclease, whose product MVLEVTSTRADNDRLNKRRGYAASGIPLYLLVDRQKHRVTLHSDPRKGDYSTTTDVSVGESLWLPEPFGFELSTGRLI is encoded by the coding sequence ATGGTCCTTGAGGTCACGTCCACACGTGCTGACAATGATCGCCTGAACAAGCGGCGAGGATACGCGGCATCCGGAATCCCGCTGTACCTGCTGGTGGATCGTCAGAAGCACCGGGTGACTTTGCACAGTGATCCCAGGAAAGGGGACTACTCGACGACGACGGATGTCTCGGTCGGTGAGTCGTTGTGGCTGCCTGAGCCGTTCGGATTCGAACTGTCGACCGGTCGTCTCATCTGA
- a CDS encoding Uma2 family endonuclease → MSIAPYPDWIRPPAGGYTAEDLDRLPDLPPHTELIDGSLIFVSPQTKFHVRAKRLLERGLERAVPDGWEVWPEMTVTLDRRNRPEPDILVVHEDSDTGYLQTGFSAEHVLLAVEVVSEESRERDREVKPRKYAAAGIRHFWRVECDEGRPVVYTYELEPASKRYFPTGIYHEQLKVDQPFPIEIDLI, encoded by the coding sequence ATGAGCATCGCGCCGTACCCCGACTGGATTCGGCCTCCTGCTGGTGGCTACACCGCAGAGGATCTTGACCGGCTGCCCGATCTCCCGCCGCACACCGAGCTGATCGACGGAAGCCTGATCTTCGTGAGTCCGCAGACGAAGTTCCACGTGAGGGCGAAGCGCCTGCTGGAACGCGGCTTGGAAAGGGCGGTCCCGGACGGCTGGGAGGTGTGGCCGGAGATGACGGTCACGCTCGACCGCCGGAATCGGCCCGAGCCTGACATCCTCGTGGTCCACGAGGATTCGGATACGGGCTATCTCCAGACCGGATTCTCGGCCGAGCACGTGCTGCTCGCGGTCGAGGTCGTTTCGGAGGAATCCCGTGAACGCGACCGTGAGGTCAAGCCGCGTAAGTACGCGGCAGCGGGTATCCGCCACTTCTGGCGCGTGGAGTGCGACGAAGGTCGCCCGGTCGTCTACACGTACGAGCTGGAGCCAGCCTCCAAGAGGTACTTCCCGACCGGGATCTATCACGAGCAGTTGAAGGTGGATCAGCCGTTCCCGATCGAGATCGATCTGATCTGA
- a CDS encoding branched-chain amino acid aminotransferase, giving the protein MSTPTQAPITFDLKPSAHPLSAAEREARLTNPGFGRVFTDHMVTIRWTEGRGWHDAQLVPYAPVEMDPANMTLHYGQAIFEGLKAYRQADGSIATFRPEANALRFQASARRLAMPELPVETFVEAVELLVQQEQGWVPSEPEQSLYLRPFMFATEVGLGVRPANSYLFMIIASPAGAYFQGGIKPVSVWLSKEYVRAAPGGTGAAKCAGNYAASLVAQAQAAEKGCDQVVWLDAAEHRWVEEMGGMNLYFVFGEGEDARIVTPELSGALLPGITRDSLLQLAADLGYAVEERKISTDEWQQANADGTLTEVFACGTAAVITPVGSVKSAAADWTVGTGEPGPITMELRRALLAIQGGQAPDTHNWLHRIV; this is encoded by the coding sequence ATGAGCACGCCCACCCAGGCGCCCATCACGTTCGACCTCAAGCCCTCCGCCCACCCGCTGTCCGCCGCGGAGCGCGAGGCCCGGCTGACCAACCCCGGCTTCGGCCGCGTCTTCACCGACCACATGGTCACCATCCGCTGGACGGAGGGCCGCGGCTGGCACGACGCCCAGCTGGTCCCGTACGCGCCGGTCGAGATGGACCCGGCGAACATGACCCTGCACTACGGCCAGGCGATCTTCGAGGGCCTGAAGGCCTACCGCCAGGCCGACGGCTCGATCGCGACCTTCCGCCCGGAGGCCAACGCCCTGCGCTTCCAGGCCTCGGCCCGCCGCCTGGCGATGCCGGAGCTGCCGGTGGAGACCTTCGTCGAGGCCGTGGAGCTGCTGGTCCAGCAGGAGCAGGGGTGGGTCCCGAGCGAGCCGGAGCAGAGCCTCTACCTGCGTCCGTTCATGTTCGCGACCGAGGTCGGCCTGGGTGTTCGTCCGGCGAACTCCTACCTCTTCATGATCATCGCCTCCCCGGCCGGCGCCTACTTCCAGGGCGGCATCAAGCCGGTCTCGGTCTGGCTGTCCAAGGAGTACGTCCGGGCCGCGCCCGGCGGCACCGGCGCCGCCAAGTGCGCGGGCAACTACGCGGCCTCGCTGGTCGCCCAGGCCCAGGCCGCCGAGAAGGGCTGCGACCAGGTGGTCTGGCTCGACGCCGCCGAGCACCGGTGGGTCGAGGAGATGGGCGGCATGAACCTGTACTTCGTCTTCGGCGAGGGCGAGGACGCCCGGATCGTCACCCCGGAGCTGTCCGGCGCGCTGCTGCCCGGCATCACCCGCGACTCGCTGCTCCAGCTCGCCGCCGACCTGGGCTACGCGGTCGAGGAGCGGAAGATCTCCACCGACGAGTGGCAGCAGGCGAACGCCGACGGCACCCTCACCGAGGTCTTCGCCTGCGGCACCGCCGCCGTCATCACCCCGGTCGGCTCGGTGAAGTCCGCGGCCGCCGACTGGACCGTCGGCACCGGCGAGCCCGGCCCGATCACCATGGAGCTGCGCCGCGCCCTGCTGGCCATCCAGGGCGGTCAGGCGCCGGACACCCACAACTGGCTGCACCGGATCGTCTGA
- the serA gene encoding phosphoglycerate dehydrogenase, which translates to MSKSVVLIAEELSPATVDALGPDFEIRHCNGADRTELLTAIADVDAILIRSATKVDAEALAAARKLKVVARAGVGLDNVDVAAATKAGVMVVNAPTSNIVTAAELACGLLISVARNIAPANTALKQGEWKRNKYTGVELSEKTLGVVGLGRIGVLVAQRMSAFGMKIVAYDPYIQAARAAQMGVKLVSLEELLEVSDFITVHLPKTPETIGLIGDEALHKVKPSVRIVNAARGGIVDEEALASALREGRVAGAGLDVYAKEPCTDSPLFAFDNVVATPHLGASTDEAQEKAGIAVARSVRLALAGELVPDAVNVQGGVIAEDVRPGLPLAEKLGRIFTALAGEVAVRLDVEVRGEITQHDVKVLELSALKGVFEDVVAETVSYVNAPLFAQERGVEVRLTTSSESPEHRNVITVRGTLANGEEIAISGTLAGPKQIQKIVGVDTFDVDVALTDHMAFFKYEDRPGVVGVLGRHLGDAGINIAGMQVARDGGSALASITVDSEIPQDVLTAIAAEIGARFARSVDLG; encoded by the coding sequence GTGAGCAAATCCGTCGTTCTGATCGCCGAAGAGCTGTCGCCCGCCACCGTCGACGCCCTCGGCCCCGACTTCGAGATCCGCCACTGCAACGGCGCCGACCGCACCGAGCTGCTCACCGCGATCGCCGACGTGGACGCGATCCTGATCCGCTCCGCCACCAAGGTCGACGCCGAGGCGCTGGCCGCCGCCCGCAAGCTCAAGGTCGTCGCCCGGGCCGGCGTCGGCCTGGACAACGTGGACGTCGCCGCCGCCACCAAGGCCGGTGTGATGGTCGTCAACGCGCCGACCTCCAACATCGTCACCGCCGCCGAGCTCGCCTGCGGTCTGCTGATCTCCGTCGCCCGCAACATCGCCCCCGCCAACACGGCGCTCAAGCAGGGCGAGTGGAAGCGCAACAAGTACACCGGCGTCGAGCTGAGCGAGAAGACCCTCGGCGTGGTCGGCCTCGGCCGGATCGGCGTCCTGGTCGCCCAGCGGATGTCCGCGTTCGGGATGAAGATCGTCGCGTACGACCCCTACATCCAGGCCGCCCGCGCCGCCCAGATGGGCGTCAAGCTGGTCTCGCTGGAGGAGCTGCTGGAGGTCTCGGACTTCATCACCGTCCACCTCCCCAAGACCCCCGAGACCATCGGCCTGATCGGCGACGAGGCGCTGCACAAGGTCAAGCCGAGCGTGCGCATCGTCAACGCCGCCCGCGGCGGCATCGTGGACGAGGAGGCGCTCGCCAGCGCCCTGCGCGAGGGCCGGGTGGCCGGCGCGGGCCTGGACGTGTACGCCAAGGAGCCGTGCACCGACTCCCCGCTGTTCGCCTTCGACAACGTGGTCGCCACCCCGCACCTGGGCGCCTCCACCGACGAGGCGCAGGAGAAGGCCGGCATCGCGGTCGCCAGGTCGGTGCGCCTGGCGCTGGCCGGCGAGCTGGTGCCGGACGCCGTCAACGTCCAGGGCGGCGTGATCGCCGAGGACGTGCGCCCGGGCCTGCCGCTGGCCGAGAAGCTCGGCCGGATCTTCACCGCGCTGGCCGGTGAGGTGGCCGTCCGACTGGACGTCGAGGTCCGCGGCGAGATCACCCAGCACGACGTGAAGGTGCTCGAACTGTCCGCGCTGAAGGGCGTGTTCGAGGACGTGGTGGCGGAGACGGTGTCCTACGTCAACGCCCCGCTGTTCGCCCAGGAGCGCGGCGTCGAGGTCCGCCTGACCACCTCCAGCGAGAGCCCCGAGCACCGCAACGTGATCACCGTGCGCGGCACGCTCGCGAACGGCGAGGAGATCGCCATCTCCGGCACGCTGGCCGGCCCGAAGCAGATCCAGAAGATCGTCGGCGTGGACACCTTCGACGTCGACGTCGCGCTCACCGACCACATGGCCTTCTTCAAGTACGAGGACCGCCCCGGCGTGGTCGGCGTGCTCGGCCGCCACCTCGGCGACGCCGGCATCAACATCGCGGGCATGCAGGTCGCCCGGGACGGCGGCAGCGCCCTCGCCTCCATCACCGTGGACAGCGAGATCCCGCAGGACGTCCTGACGGCGATCGCCGCCGAGATCGGCGCCCGCTTCGCGCGCTCGGTCGACCTGGGCTGA